One genomic segment of Deltaproteobacteria bacterium includes these proteins:
- a CDS encoding twin-arginine translocase TatA/TatE family subunit, with amino-acid sequence PKRLPEIARALGKGLAEFRRATSDVNEELRKAQRAIEEEARAAEAAARRAAAEKKAAAAVRPAEGTVAVGSREGDAPPERDPEPSAG; translated from the coding sequence GCCCGAAGCGGCTCCCCGAGATCGCCCGGGCGCTCGGCAAGGGCCTCGCCGAGTTCCGCCGCGCCACCTCCGACGTCAACGAGGAGCTCCGCAAGGCGCAGCGCGCGATCGAAGAGGAAGCGCGCGCAGCCGAAGCCGCCGCGCGCCGCGCCGCCGCCGAGAAGAAGGCCGCGGCGGCGGTCAGGCCCGCCGAAGGCACGGTCGCCGTCGGCAGCCGAGAGGGCGACGCGCCGCCCGAGCGCGATCCCGAGCCCAGCGCGGGATGA
- the tatC gene encoding twin-arginine translocase subunit TatC produces the protein MPLTAHLEELRWRVVRALIAVTIAFGGCYFYSDQVFELLTRPLVGIGDSRLQLIGTGVTEAFFTRLKVSLIAAVFVASPVIFHQGWGFVAPGLVEKERRLAIPFVLAATIFFVSGAVFCYVLVFPVGYAFFLEEYANIGVAPQIRISEYLSFAARMLLAFGITFELPVVTFFLARIGVITHRMLTHGLRYAIVVIFIVAAVLTPGPDVASQMLMAGPLLLLYVLSIGVAYVFGRAKPAAADDDTTPPTSTS, from the coding sequence ATGCCCCTCACGGCGCATCTCGAGGAGCTGCGCTGGCGCGTCGTGCGCGCCCTGATCGCGGTCACGATCGCGTTCGGCGGGTGCTACTTCTATTCCGACCAGGTCTTCGAGCTCCTGACGCGTCCACTCGTCGGGATCGGCGACAGCCGCCTGCAGCTCATCGGCACCGGCGTCACCGAGGCCTTCTTCACGCGCCTCAAGGTGTCGCTCATCGCGGCCGTGTTCGTCGCGAGCCCCGTGATCTTCCACCAAGGGTGGGGATTCGTCGCGCCGGGGCTCGTGGAGAAGGAGCGCCGCCTCGCCATCCCCTTCGTCCTCGCGGCGACCATCTTCTTCGTGAGCGGCGCCGTCTTCTGCTACGTCCTCGTGTTCCCCGTCGGTTACGCGTTCTTCCTCGAGGAGTACGCCAACATCGGCGTCGCCCCGCAGATCCGCATCAGCGAGTACCTTTCGTTCGCGGCGCGCATGCTGCTCGCGTTCGGGATCACCTTCGAGCTGCCGGTCGTGACCTTCTTCCTGGCGCGCATCGGGGTCATCACGCACCGCATGCTGACCCACGGCCTGCGCTACGCGATCGTCGTCATCTTCATCGTCGCGGCCGTGCTCACCCCCGGCCCCGACGTGGCCTCGCAGATGCTGATGGCGGGCCCGCTCCTGCTGCTCTACGTGTTGAGCATCGGCGTCGCGTACGTCTTCGGCCGTGCCAAGCCAGCGGCCGCCGACGACGACACGACCCCGCCCACTTCCACTTCCTGA
- a CDS encoding alcohol dehydrogenase catalytic domain-containing protein: MALSQSCIKLDVGKVGMTSLDMPSPGPGQALVRTRLSTVCGSDIHMVDDIPELPAGTPLGHEAVGEVVDAGEGVTSFRQSDRVVAACVFGCGLCARCQDGHLQLCERYGSPMNLLFGAQGEYFLVPNAELNMTKVPGDLSDEAVLFASDIMSTAFGAIEAADLRYGDSVAIFAQGPVGLCVTAAARARGAGLIVAVEGIPARAAMAKRLGADVVLAPEEAVGKILGLTGGKGVDVAIEALGKQVTLESAARVTRLGGVVSSVGVYSLHPTVALPTDGTFIDRHLVTTLCPGGSDRLRRMMDVVRYGKVDLTPLFTHAMKLADTPAAYDLFRGRRDGVIKIALRP; encoded by the coding sequence ATGGCCCTCTCCCAGAGCTGCATCAAGCTCGACGTCGGCAAGGTCGGCATGACGTCTCTCGACATGCCGAGCCCCGGCCCCGGCCAGGCGCTGGTACGCACGCGTCTCTCGACGGTCTGCGGCAGCGACATCCACATGGTCGACGACATCCCGGAGCTGCCCGCCGGCACGCCGCTCGGGCACGAGGCGGTCGGGGAGGTCGTCGACGCCGGCGAAGGCGTGACGAGCTTCCGCCAGAGCGATCGCGTCGTCGCCGCGTGCGTCTTCGGCTGCGGCCTCTGCGCGCGCTGCCAGGACGGCCACCTCCAGCTCTGCGAGCGCTACGGCTCGCCCATGAACCTGCTCTTCGGCGCGCAGGGCGAGTACTTCCTCGTACCGAACGCCGAGCTCAACATGACGAAGGTGCCCGGCGACCTCTCCGACGAAGCCGTCCTGTTCGCGAGCGACATCATGTCGACCGCCTTCGGCGCGATCGAGGCCGCCGACCTCCGCTACGGCGACAGCGTCGCGATCTTCGCGCAAGGCCCCGTCGGCCTGTGCGTCACCGCGGCCGCCCGCGCGCGCGGCGCCGGGCTGATCGTCGCCGTGGAGGGCATCCCGGCGCGTGCGGCGATGGCGAAGCGGCTCGGCGCCGACGTGGTCCTGGCGCCCGAGGAAGCCGTCGGGAAGATCCTCGGACTCACGGGCGGCAAGGGCGTCGACGTCGCGATCGAAGCGCTCGGCAAGCAGGTGACGCTCGAGAGCGCGGCGCGGGTCACCCGCCTCGGGGGCGTCGTCTCGAGCGTCGGCGTCTACAGCCTGCACCCCACGGTCGCGCTCCCGACGGACGGCACGTTCATCGACCGTCACTTGGTGACGACGCTCTGTCCGGGCGGCTCGGACCGCCTGCGCCGGATGATGGACGTCGTGCGTTACGGCAAGGTCGACCTCACGCCCCTCTTCACCCACGCGATGAAGCTCGCCGACACGCCCGCCGCCTATGACCTGTTCCGCGGCCGGCGCGACGGCGTCATCAAGATAGCGCTGCGCCCGTAG
- a CDS encoding DUF4911 domain-containing protein, translating to MSDGRGNPETVEIFLELRPEDIVFVKHVVEAAEGIGVLRTLDRKRAVIVVMVAADMEADARAMLESLRDQVPWIEIPPTGAALS from the coding sequence ATGAGCGACGGCCGCGGCAATCCGGAGACGGTCGAGATCTTCCTCGAGCTGCGGCCCGAAGACATCGTGTTCGTCAAGCACGTGGTCGAGGCGGCCGAGGGGATCGGCGTGCTGCGCACGCTCGACCGCAAACGCGCCGTGATCGTCGTAATGGTCGCGGCCGACATGGAGGCCGACGCGCGCGCAATGCTGGAGTCGTTGCGCGATCAGGTGCCGTGGATCGAGATCCCGCCTACGGGCGCAGCGCTATCTTGA
- a CDS encoding AsmA family protein — protein sequence MRILTAGLGIVALALLGLVAFAVLNLRALVGAHQGRLVARVERALGRPFTVGEVSPSWWPLGVRLRGVTIGEDPTFGTAPFLVADGVVMGVRAWPLVSGRIEASGVMLEGPRVNVVRGADGRWNLQSLGVSTAREGIAHGKPKDRRVAFRVPIEWVVGVALSRVRDGTITITDHRLGSAAPLVLRHVSVRAIDVRVGASARIGVEAALFAANEPDVRLELRADRLGEQDVEHTPFTARVEIDDADLSALSGQMGRTRFASGRLRRVTVDADGTLADLRATLAVETADPALRVGALPLGALRPIALGARMRRAGKVIAIEDLRVTIGTLAVRGEGEATLDPWRASLTVRSEREGAAEIALDGWTLALRAMEGRVTIEPAGISFAPLALRVDDVPMSLRGGITGVDPPAIDLRIESRPFGGTLAADVAVDASGAARARFEAAAIDLGPAAARLAPELAGRLEGRGGGAAALTGRLVAGALVAGSLAGSGTLGVVDGRLRDVNLPDLVVAELEALPFMPTLISGSTRERYGELFGSHDTVVESATVPFTIARGRMTTEHAVLVHPAYQITGDGWLDETRTLRFRGTVLLGASVSRTLRDDVRAAKYLATDDGRIALPFVARGRLGMVRVEPDGKRLRARGLEALLGASNEGRPSPDADVTREDRRRDEGIEEQMIERLEKLLRP from the coding sequence ATGCGGATCCTGACGGCCGGGCTCGGAATCGTGGCGCTGGCGCTCCTCGGCCTCGTCGCGTTCGCGGTGCTGAACCTGCGCGCGCTCGTCGGCGCGCACCAGGGTCGCCTCGTTGCCCGCGTCGAGCGCGCCCTCGGACGCCCGTTCACGGTGGGGGAGGTGTCGCCGTCGTGGTGGCCGCTCGGCGTCCGGCTGCGCGGCGTGACGATCGGCGAGGATCCGACGTTTGGAACGGCGCCCTTCCTGGTCGCCGACGGTGTCGTGATGGGGGTCCGCGCCTGGCCGCTCGTGAGCGGCCGGATCGAGGCGTCCGGCGTCATGCTCGAGGGGCCGCGCGTGAACGTCGTGCGGGGCGCGGACGGCCGGTGGAACCTGCAGAGCCTCGGCGTGTCGACGGCGCGGGAGGGGATCGCGCACGGCAAGCCGAAGGATCGGCGCGTCGCCTTCCGCGTGCCGATCGAATGGGTGGTCGGGGTCGCGCTCAGCCGGGTGCGTGACGGGACGATCACGATCACCGACCACCGCCTCGGCTCGGCCGCGCCGCTCGTGCTCCGCCATGTCTCGGTCCGGGCGATCGACGTACGCGTCGGCGCGAGCGCGCGGATCGGCGTGGAGGCCGCGCTCTTCGCGGCGAACGAGCCGGACGTGCGCCTCGAGCTCCGGGCCGACCGGCTCGGTGAGCAGGACGTCGAGCACACGCCCTTCACGGCGCGCGTCGAGATCGACGACGCCGACCTCTCGGCGCTGTCCGGCCAGATGGGACGGACGCGGTTCGCGAGCGGGCGCCTGCGGCGCGTGACGGTCGATGCCGATGGGACGCTCGCGGATCTCCGCGCGACGCTCGCCGTCGAGACCGCGGACCCGGCGCTCCGCGTCGGCGCGCTGCCGCTCGGCGCGCTCCGGCCGATCGCGCTGGGGGCGCGGATGAGGCGCGCCGGGAAGGTGATCGCCATCGAGGACCTGCGCGTGACGATCGGGACGCTCGCGGTCCGCGGGGAGGGCGAGGCGACGCTCGATCCCTGGCGCGCGTCGCTGACGGTGCGCTCGGAGCGCGAGGGCGCCGCGGAGATCGCGCTCGACGGGTGGACCCTCGCGCTCCGCGCGATGGAAGGCCGGGTCACGATCGAGCCGGCCGGGATCTCGTTCGCGCCGCTCGCCTTGCGGGTCGACGACGTTCCGATGTCGCTGCGCGGCGGCATCACCGGCGTCGACCCTCCGGCGATCGACTTGCGCATCGAGTCGCGTCCGTTCGGAGGCACGCTCGCGGCCGACGTCGCCGTCGACGCGTCCGGCGCGGCGCGCGCGCGCTTCGAGGCGGCGGCGATCGACCTCGGTCCGGCGGCGGCGCGGCTGGCGCCCGAGCTCGCCGGCCGCCTCGAGGGCCGAGGGGGCGGGGCCGCCGCGCTCACGGGACGCCTCGTCGCCGGCGCCCTCGTCGCCGGGTCGCTCGCGGGGAGCGGGACGCTCGGCGTGGTCGACGGGCGGCTCCGCGACGTGAACCTCCCCGACCTCGTCGTGGCGGAGCTGGAGGCGTTGCCGTTCATGCCGACGTTGATTTCGGGCTCGACGCGGGAGCGCTACGGCGAGCTCTTCGGCAGCCACGACACTGTCGTCGAGTCGGCGACGGTGCCGTTCACGATCGCGCGCGGGCGGATGACGACCGAGCACGCCGTCCTCGTGCATCCCGCGTATCAGATAACCGGCGACGGCTGGCTCGACGAGACCCGCACGCTCCGTTTCCGCGGCACGGTGTTGCTCGGGGCGTCGGTGTCGCGGACGCTCCGCGACGACGTCCGTGCGGCCAAATATCTCGCCACCGACGACGGCCGGATTGCGCTGCCGTTCGTGGCGCGCGGACGCCTTGGGATGGTGCGGGTCGAGCCGGATGGGAAGCGGCTGCGCGCGCGCGGGCTCGAGGCGCTGCTCGGCGCGTCGAACGAGGGGCGGCCGTCGCCGGACGCCGACGTCACGCGCGAGGACCGGCGCCGCGACGAGGGGATCGAGGAGCAGATGATCGAACGACTGGAGAAGCTCTTGCGACCATGA
- a CDS encoding alpha/beta fold hydrolase, whose amino-acid sequence MTSRRGGRLAGVLHLPAGVADPAGRPAVVLCHGMESTKEGTKHQALATQLTERGYVCLRFDFSYVGESEGRFEDITISGEVEDLGGVVDWLAARGATSFGLVGSSLGGTVAVVFAGSDPRVRALVTIAAVALPLGIVERMSPAAVEAWRRHGLRSENGERIGSDFLDDLGRVDVLDAARRLAAATLVTHGADDQVVPVADAHALFAALSEPKRLVVTPACDHRYSDAAHLDALIDGTVEWIVAHLPPEPAA is encoded by the coding sequence ATGACGAGCCGGCGCGGCGGGCGGCTCGCCGGCGTGCTCCACCTGCCCGCGGGCGTCGCCGACCCCGCCGGCCGGCCGGCCGTCGTGCTCTGCCACGGCATGGAATCGACGAAGGAGGGGACGAAACACCAGGCGCTCGCGACGCAGCTCACCGAGCGCGGCTACGTGTGCCTGCGCTTCGATTTCTCCTATGTGGGCGAGTCGGAGGGCCGTTTCGAGGACATCACGATCAGCGGCGAGGTGGAGGACCTCGGCGGCGTGGTCGACTGGCTCGCGGCCCGTGGCGCGACGTCGTTCGGGCTCGTCGGCTCGAGCCTCGGCGGCACCGTGGCGGTCGTCTTCGCCGGGAGCGATCCACGGGTGCGCGCGCTCGTCACGATCGCGGCCGTCGCGCTGCCGCTCGGGATCGTCGAGCGCATGAGCCCGGCGGCGGTCGAGGCGTGGCGCCGACACGGGCTCCGCAGCGAGAACGGCGAGCGCATCGGGTCGGATTTCCTCGACGATCTCGGCCGCGTCGACGTGCTGGACGCGGCGCGCCGCCTCGCGGCCGCGACGCTCGTCACGCACGGCGCCGACGACCAGGTCGTGCCCGTCGCCGATGCGCACGCGCTCTTCGCCGCGTTGTCCGAGCCGAAGCGGCTCGTCGTCACCCCCGCTTGCGATCATCGGTATTCGGACGCGGCGCACCTCGACGCGCTCATCGACGGGACCGTGGAGTGGATCGTCGCGCATCTGCCGCCGGAGCCCGCGGCATGA
- a CDS encoding tyrosine recombinase XerC: MGRDAAPDEASGRLIERFEAYLAHEANASAHTIKGYGSDLRQLAAFLAARGGALAEVDVHGVRAYLASLAGAARKTSVARKLAALKHFFRWCARAGERRDDPATTLAAPKREKFLPPHLTVDEMFRVLDGIRDPGPITARDRAILELLYSTGVRVSELVGLDWADVDRRGRVVRVLGKGRKERVVPVGATALAALDHYQRRWPAERRRDRDAVFLNAQGGRLTVRSVARIVTRWVGRAGTRVAASPHAFRHSFATHLLNGGADLRAIQELLGHASLSTTQRYTHVDFARLAEVYDKTFPRA, encoded by the coding sequence ATGGGAAGGGACGCGGCACCGGACGAGGCGTCCGGGCGACTGATCGAGCGCTTCGAGGCGTATCTCGCCCACGAAGCGAACGCGTCGGCACATACGATCAAGGGCTACGGATCGGACCTGCGGCAGCTCGCCGCGTTTCTCGCGGCGCGCGGCGGGGCGCTCGCCGAGGTCGACGTCCACGGCGTCCGCGCCTACCTCGCGAGCCTCGCCGGCGCCGCGCGGAAGACGTCGGTCGCTCGCAAGCTCGCCGCGCTGAAGCACTTCTTCCGCTGGTGCGCGCGCGCCGGAGAGCGCCGCGACGACCCGGCGACGACCCTTGCCGCGCCGAAGCGCGAGAAGTTCCTGCCCCCGCATCTGACGGTCGACGAGATGTTCCGCGTGCTCGACGGCATCCGCGACCCCGGACCGATCACCGCCCGCGACCGCGCGATCCTCGAGCTCCTCTACTCGACCGGCGTCCGCGTGAGCGAGCTCGTCGGGCTCGACTGGGCCGACGTCGACCGGCGGGGCCGGGTCGTCCGCGTCCTCGGCAAGGGGCGCAAGGAGCGGGTCGTCCCGGTCGGCGCGACCGCCCTCGCCGCCCTCGACCACTACCAACGCCGCTGGCCTGCCGAGCGCCGACGCGACCGCGACGCCGTCTTCCTGAACGCGCAAGGCGGACGCCTCACCGTCCGGAGCGTCGCCCGCATCGTCACGCGCTGGGTAGGACGCGCCGGCACGCGGGTCGCGGCGAGCCCGCACGCCTTCCGCCACTCGTTCGCGACCCACCTCCTGAACGGCGGCGCCGACCTCCGCGCCATCCAGGAGCTGCTCGGCCACGCGAGCCTCTCGACGACGCAGCGCTACACGCACGTCGACTTCGCGCGCCTCGCCGAGGTCTACGACAAGACGTTCCCGCGCGCCTGA
- a CDS encoding CopG family transcriptional regulator, whose protein sequence is MRTTIDLDAPLLERAKRRAARQGQTLSQLVREAVSAHLARRAHADDEPFELVTCGEPGGYAPTPAEMAAALENDDVRPGPRKIDAGA, encoded by the coding sequence GTGCGCACCACGATCGACCTCGATGCTCCACTGCTGGAGCGCGCCAAGCGGCGCGCCGCCCGCCAGGGCCAAACCCTGAGTCAGCTGGTGCGAGAAGCCGTCAGCGCCCACCTGGCCCGGCGCGCGCACGCCGACGATGAGCCCTTCGAGCTCGTCACCTGCGGAGAGCCGGGCGGGTACGCGCCGACCCCGGCCGAGATGGCGGCGGCGTTGGAGAACGATGACGTTCGGCCGGGGCCACGAAAGATCGATGCTGGCGCCTGA
- a CDS encoding type II toxin-antitoxin system VapC family toxin, producing the protein MLAPDVNVLVYAHRVESPDHGRYAAWLTKVATGSEPFGLSDLVCSGFVRIVTNPRIWRPATDPTVAVAFVDRLRRRRGCRLLAPGAGTWTVFTRLVEDAAARGKLVADAYLAALAIEHGCTLATCDADFSRFTDLRWTHPLQPRQ; encoded by the coding sequence ATGCTGGCGCCTGACGTCAACGTGCTGGTGTACGCGCACCGGGTCGAGTCGCCCGATCATGGTCGCTATGCAGCATGGCTGACGAAGGTCGCCACCGGCTCGGAGCCTTTCGGCCTCTCCGACCTGGTGTGTTCCGGATTCGTCCGCATCGTGACCAATCCGCGTATCTGGCGCCCCGCAACCGACCCGACCGTCGCGGTCGCGTTCGTCGATCGCCTGCGACGCCGTCGCGGGTGCCGGCTGCTGGCTCCGGGAGCGGGAACGTGGACGGTGTTCACCCGTCTCGTCGAGGACGCGGCCGCGCGGGGCAAGCTCGTCGCCGACGCCTATCTCGCGGCGCTCGCGATCGAGCACGGCTGTACGCTCGCGACGTGCGACGCGGACTTCTCGCGATTCACGGACCTGCGATGGACGCATCCGCTCCAGCCACGTCAGTGA
- a CDS encoding SDR family oxidoreductase — MIDLKGKVAVVTGGCSGIGRGTVKVLHRAGARVACVDVQDDKGRALAEEFGDGALYVHADVTSETEMAAAFGRVVERFGGIDVVFNNAGTSEPLDSDPMDLAIFQRAQKLLVESVVLGIKYAVPSMIARGGGSIVNTASIAGLQAGYGPFAYSVAKGAVVHLSRVAAAALAKHAIRVNAICPGLIPTAIFGRALGESIADADRRARDIGERAHGFQPIRVAGSPEDIGYAVAYFASDLSRFVTGQFLAVDGGLTVGPRQAWDESAAVEGWSLIGLSEEQVKKMLGTEV, encoded by the coding sequence ATGATCGACTTGAAGGGCAAGGTTGCCGTCGTCACCGGCGGCTGCAGCGGCATCGGACGCGGCACGGTGAAGGTACTGCACCGCGCCGGCGCGCGCGTCGCGTGCGTCGACGTCCAGGACGACAAGGGCCGCGCGCTCGCGGAGGAGTTCGGCGACGGCGCGCTCTACGTCCACGCCGACGTCACGTCCGAGACCGAGATGGCGGCGGCCTTCGGCCGCGTCGTCGAGCGCTTCGGAGGCATCGACGTCGTCTTCAACAACGCGGGCACGTCCGAGCCGCTCGACTCCGATCCCATGGACCTCGCGATCTTTCAACGTGCGCAGAAGCTGCTCGTGGAAAGCGTCGTCCTCGGCATCAAGTATGCCGTGCCGTCGATGATCGCCCGCGGCGGCGGGTCGATCGTCAACACGGCGAGCATCGCCGGCCTGCAGGCCGGCTACGGTCCCTTCGCGTACTCGGTCGCGAAGGGCGCCGTCGTGCATCTCTCGCGGGTGGCGGCGGCGGCGCTCGCGAAGCACGCCATCCGGGTGAACGCGATCTGCCCCGGCCTCATCCCGACGGCCATCTTCGGGCGTGCGCTCGGCGAATCGATCGCCGACGCGGACCGCCGAGCGCGTGACATCGGGGAGCGCGCCCACGGCTTCCAGCCGATCCGCGTCGCCGGCTCGCCCGAGGACATCGGCTACGCGGTCGCCTACTTCGCGAGCGACCTCTCCCGCTTCGTCACCGGCCAGTTCCTCGCCGTCGACGGCGGCCTCACCGTCGGTCCCCGCCAGGCGTGGGACGAGTCGGCGGCCGTCGAGGGCTGGTCCCTCATCGGCCTGAGCGAGGAGCAGGTGAAGAAGATGCTCGGCACGGAGGTCTGA
- a CDS encoding phosphotransferase, with the protein MTDRSSLAIPARLGDVTPAWMTRVLAPHVPGALVERVTLAGVTDGTTARAIVRLEGRGALPPSLFLKLAPRDRWTRVFVGALGLGQTEVAFYRQARAGLAARAPRVYHAAAARWGPGFALLLEDLRVRGCRFGDVTTALSMPEAEAVMRAFASLHGGWWEHPSFEAGLVRLAADARALRFRVGRVLSRLAWRPALARHGDCVPTPLHGAAGEVSRRRLALEAAWARPPRTLIHGDAHLGNLYFDGDEVGLLDWQVSQRGQGMRDVAYFLANSVPVEVRRAREAALLEVYLEALAASGGPRVPLAHAWEQYRLHVLYAWIAALVTAAATSLQHEAVVRAALERTSAAVLDLDALGAMRALA; encoded by the coding sequence ATGACCGACCGATCGTCCCTCGCGATCCCCGCGCGCCTCGGCGACGTGACCCCCGCCTGGATGACGCGCGTCCTCGCGCCGCACGTCCCCGGCGCCCTGGTCGAGCGGGTCACGCTCGCCGGGGTCACGGACGGCACGACCGCCCGTGCGATCGTGCGGCTCGAAGGGCGCGGCGCGCTCCCGCCGTCGCTCTTCTTGAAGCTCGCGCCGCGCGATCGCTGGACGCGGGTCTTCGTCGGCGCGCTCGGGCTCGGACAGACGGAGGTCGCGTTCTATCGCCAGGCGCGCGCCGGGCTCGCCGCGCGCGCTCCGCGGGTCTACCATGCGGCCGCGGCGCGCTGGGGGCCGGGCTTCGCGCTCCTCCTGGAGGACCTCCGGGTCCGCGGATGTCGGTTCGGCGACGTCACGACGGCGCTCTCGATGCCGGAGGCCGAGGCGGTGATGCGGGCGTTCGCGAGCCTGCACGGTGGATGGTGGGAGCACCCCAGCTTCGAGGCCGGCCTGGTGCGGCTCGCGGCCGACGCGCGCGCCTTGCGGTTCCGCGTCGGGCGGGTCCTCTCGCGTCTCGCCTGGCGGCCCGCGCTCGCGCGCCACGGCGACTGCGTGCCGACGCCGCTCCATGGCGCGGCCGGGGAGGTGAGCCGGCGGCGCCTCGCGCTCGAGGCCGCGTGGGCACGGCCGCCGCGCACGCTGATCCACGGCGACGCCCACCTCGGCAATCTGTACTTCGACGGGGACGAGGTCGGCCTCCTGGATTGGCAGGTCAGCCAGCGCGGGCAGGGCATGCGCGACGTGGCCTACTTCCTCGCGAACTCGGTGCCGGTGGAGGTCCGACGCGCCCGCGAGGCCGCGCTCCTCGAAGTCTATCTGGAGGCGCTCGCGGCGTCAGGCGGTCCGCGCGTCCCGCTCGCCCACGCGTGGGAGCAGTATCGTCTCCACGTCCTCTACGCGTGGATCGCGGCGCTCGTCACCGCCGCCGCGACGAGCCTCCAGCACGAGGCGGTCGTCCGCGCCGCGCTCGAGCGGACGAGCGCCGCCGTCCTCGACCTCGACGCGCTCGGGGCGATGCGCGCCCTTGCATGA
- a CDS encoding class I SAM-dependent methyltransferase: MSIEITDTAAAIARVRSWESQLPEDQRLFEDPYAHLFGGGAAADEAVQLLLSVPIFRDHVRLRTRFIDDAVRAALAAGTKQIVNLGVGFDCRTLRLAEIAQQGAQVFEVDLAEQLERKRSILAAADIPLPPYAHLVAADLATDFEDGLTHDLAAAGYERAAPAVIVWEGVLGYLDDVACDRTLRWIAGISAEGSRLVFNYPVSRFGPEELLPRIRAAGLVWLDDTSLADVYGRYLPGEPPDGGDLYRFAVAWR; the protein is encoded by the coding sequence ATGAGCATCGAGATCACCGATACGGCCGCCGCGATCGCCCGCGTGCGCTCGTGGGAGAGTCAGCTCCCCGAGGACCAACGGCTCTTCGAGGACCCGTATGCCCATCTTTTCGGCGGCGGCGCGGCGGCCGACGAAGCCGTCCAGCTCCTCCTGTCGGTGCCGATTTTTCGCGATCACGTCCGGCTTCGCACGCGTTTCATCGACGACGCCGTGCGCGCGGCGCTCGCGGCCGGGACCAAGCAGATCGTGAATCTCGGGGTCGGCTTCGATTGCCGGACGCTCCGCCTCGCCGAGATCGCGCAGCAGGGCGCGCAGGTGTTCGAGGTCGATCTGGCCGAACAGCTCGAGCGGAAGCGATCGATCCTCGCCGCCGCGGACATTCCGCTGCCGCCGTATGCGCACCTCGTCGCGGCCGACCTCGCGACCGACTTCGAGGATGGGCTCACGCACGATCTCGCCGCCGCGGGGTACGAGCGCGCCGCGCCGGCCGTGATCGTGTGGGAGGGGGTGCTCGGTTACCTCGACGACGTCGCGTGCGACCGCACCCTGCGATGGATCGCGGGCATCAGCGCCGAGGGTTCGCGGCTCGTCTTCAACTACCCCGTGTCGCGCTTCGGTCCCGAAGAACTCCTGCCGCGCATCCGTGCGGCGGGCCTCGTGTGGCTCGACGACACGTCGCTCGCCGACGTGTACGGTCGCTACCTCCCCGGCGAGCCGCCCGACGGCGGCGACTTGTACCGTTTCGCGGTCGCCTGGCGGTAG
- a CDS encoding glutathione S-transferase translates to MIVVHHLENSRSQRVLWLLEELGLPYEVKRYARNKETMLAPPELRAVHPLGKSPVVTDGGATVAESGAIMEYLVDRYGGGRLIPPAGTPERLRYTYWLHYAEGSAMPPLLLMLVFNRVETAPMPFFVRPIARGIAGKVKSTFIEPQLKLHFDYLEHELGTSTWFAGDEMTAADVQMSFPVEAAAARADLGVSGRPRLAAFLQRIHARPAYQAALAKGGPYALVR, encoded by the coding sequence ATGATCGTCGTCCACCATCTCGAGAACTCGCGCTCGCAACGCGTTCTCTGGCTGCTCGAAGAGCTCGGTCTTCCGTACGAGGTGAAGCGCTACGCGCGCAACAAGGAGACGATGCTCGCGCCGCCCGAGCTCCGGGCCGTGCACCCGCTCGGGAAGTCGCCCGTCGTCACCGACGGGGGCGCCACCGTCGCCGAGTCGGGTGCGATCATGGAGTACCTGGTCGACCGCTACGGCGGCGGCCGCCTGATTCCGCCTGCCGGGACGCCGGAGCGCCTGCGCTATACGTACTGGCTGCACTACGCGGAAGGCTCGGCGATGCCGCCGCTCCTCTTGATGCTGGTGTTCAACCGCGTCGAGACGGCGCCGATGCCGTTCTTCGTGAGGCCGATCGCGCGCGGCATCGCCGGCAAGGTGAAGAGCACCTTCATCGAGCCGCAGCTGAAGCTGCATTTCGATTACCTGGAGCACGAGCTCGGAACGTCGACCTGGTTCGCGGGGGACGAGATGACGGCGGCCGACGTCCAGATGAGCTTTCCGGTCGAGGCGGCCGCCGCGCGCGCCGATCTCGGCGTCTCGGGGCGGCCGCGGCTCGCGGCGTTCCTGCAGCGCATTCACGCGCGTCCGGCGTACCAGGCGGCGCTCGCGAAGGGCGGCCCGTACGCGCTGGTGCGCTGA